One region of Peribacillus simplex genomic DNA includes:
- a CDS encoding multicopper oxidase domain-containing protein, giving the protein MSEENKVSRRDILKMGTAGAFGVAGTYYFNKMAQFPTVAKAANGSSHKTSHHSNHSNMIDKTKTTGYKMAERLLTEFDYGKVTKLPNGQTLREYEVVAIDKEIEIAKGIKFPGWTYNGTIPGPTFRCTEGDLLRFHFINKGSHPHSIHFHGIHPPEMDGLTSIFPGQKFTYEFEAKPYGLQIYHCHVLPLARHIHKGLYGNFIIDPKKPREPAFELNMVMNGFDLDLDGANEFYTVNGYAFAFMNHPIKIKKDQLVRIYLSNLTEFDLLNSFHLHANYFTYYPTGRNDNPSQFTDTIMQCQGERGIIEVRFPYAGTYMFHAHVSEFAELGWMGFFEVE; this is encoded by the coding sequence ATGTCTGAAGAAAACAAGGTTTCCCGCAGAGATATATTAAAGATGGGGACTGCAGGAGCGTTTGGGGTAGCTGGAACGTATTACTTTAATAAAATGGCACAATTTCCAACTGTAGCTAAGGCAGCAAATGGTTCGTCTCACAAAACTAGCCACCATTCAAATCATTCAAACATGATTGATAAAACAAAAACGACAGGTTATAAAATGGCAGAACGGCTCCTTACTGAGTTTGATTATGGAAAAGTTACCAAGCTGCCAAACGGGCAAACACTCCGGGAATACGAGGTCGTGGCTATTGATAAAGAAATTGAAATTGCCAAAGGAATTAAATTTCCTGGCTGGACTTATAACGGGACTATTCCAGGACCAACTTTTCGTTGTACCGAAGGGGACCTTTTGCGGTTTCACTTTATTAATAAGGGCAGCCATCCCCACTCTATTCATTTTCACGGAATCCATCCTCCAGAGATGGACGGTTTAACTTCCATTTTTCCTGGACAAAAATTCACATACGAATTTGAAGCGAAGCCATACGGATTACAAATTTACCATTGCCATGTACTTCCCCTAGCCCGTCATATCCATAAAGGTCTATACGGTAATTTTATTATTGATCCAAAGAAGCCAAGAGAGCCGGCATTCGAGTTAAACATGGTTATGAATGGATTTGATTTGGATTTAGATGGCGCAAACGAATTTTACACAGTGAATGGCTATGCCTTCGCATTTATGAATCACCCTATTAAAATTAAAAAAGACCAACTCGTTCGGATTTATCTAAGTAATTTAACAGAATTCGACTTATTAAATTCGTTTCACTTGCATGCGAATTATTTTACGTACTATCCAACCGGTAGAAACGATAACCCCTCCCAGTTTACAGATACCATCATGCAATGTCAGGGAGAGCGTGGAATAATTGAGGTTCGTTTTCCTTACGCGGGAACATATATGTTTCATGCCCATGTTAGTGAATTTGCTGAGTTAGGCTGGATGGGATTTTTTGAGGTCGAGTAA
- a CDS encoding IS3 family transposase (programmed frameshift) gives MAKKGQTFQTYTEKLKREVVRLKLEEGWSYRQLRERFGIKSDAQIANWVKKVQNNELFEDQRGVWNRKNFSSVEEENAYLKAQVDYFKKAQSKSTWEGMVLKAERFQVIDGLRKTHPLAWLLKIGEVSRAGYYKWRKTQSKRSLRLEKNLWIKEHILAIHKIHPYYGYKRMTRSLFREGIVVNHKRVRRLMRELGVTSVIRKKRSFYGRRGSVVFKNVLNREFYAESMLQKLVTDITYVRIGDTFAYLSAVLDLYNNEIVAWEVSTRNDLELVHNTLNQLRDKSFEKGALLHSDQGFQYTTKSYEKQVKELGIQGSHSRRGNCHDNACIESFFSHLKTEKLYLVRPKTAEQAYVAIQEYIDFYNTDRFQEKFNGLPPVEYREKAVA, from the exons ATGGCAAAAAAAGGGCAAACCTTTCAAACATATACAGAAAAATTAAAGCGAGAAGTCGTTCGTTTGAAGTTGGAAGAAGGCTGGTCTTATCGTCAGCTTCGTGAGAGATTTGGTATCAAAAGTGATGCGCAAATAGCGAATTGGGTAAAGAAAGTGCAAAATAATGAGCTGTTTGAAGACCAACGTGGTGTATGGAACCGTAAGAATTTTTCTAGTGTTGAAGAAGAAAATGCTTATCTGAAAGCGCAGGTGGACTATT TTAAAAAAGCGCAATCCAAATCTACATGGGAAGGAATGGTCCTGAAAGCCGAAAGGTTTCAAGTAATTGATGGATTGAGGAAAACACACCCACTCGCGTGGCTATTAAAAATCGGTGAAGTTTCAAGAGCTGGTTACTACAAATGGCGGAAGACTCAGTCTAAACGTTCTCTAAGACTTGAGAAAAACCTATGGATAAAAGAACATATATTAGCCATTCATAAGATACATCCATACTACGGATATAAAAGGATGACTCGATCTTTATTCAGAGAGGGAATCGTTGTCAATCATAAGCGTGTTCGTCGTTTGATGAGAGAATTGGGGGTTACATCTGTTATTCGAAAGAAACGCTCATTCTATGGCCGAAGAGGATCCGTTGTATTTAAAAATGTTTTAAACCGTGAGTTCTATGCAGAGTCCATGTTACAAAAGTTAGTAACAGATATAACCTATGTACGGATTGGAGACACGTTTGCCTACCTATCTGCCGTTTTAGATTTGTATAATAATGAAATTGTGGCATGGGAAGTTTCTACACGAAACGATCTTGAATTAGTTCATAATACGTTGAATCAGTTAAGGGACAAGTCATTTGAAAAGGGTGCCCTTCTTCACTCTGATCAAGGATTCCAATATACGACGAAATCATACGAAAAGCAGGTAAAAGAACTTGGTATTCAAGGAAGCCACTCTCGTCGTGGTAATTGTCATGATAACGCGTGTATCGAAAGTTTCTTCTCTCATTTAAAAACAGAGAAGTTATATTTGGTGCGGCCAAAAACTGCAGAGCAAGCTTATGTAGCTATTCAGGAGTATATAGACTTCTATAATACTGATCGCTTCCAAGAAAAATTTAACGGCCTTCCCCCGGTTGAATACCGAGAAAAGGCCGTAGCTTGA
- a CDS encoding ZIP family metal transporter, producing MKGKGIITGLIPLIILIGVLGFVLKNGAGVEKDPAAPIEVLNIERIKVTNTGFELSVSNTGPTPLTISQVMVNDSVWNYSVSPQATLERFEEGKINIAYPWVEGDPHTIKLITENGIITEGALAATTLTPETNRSNFLNYGLIGFYVGIVPITLGLLWYPFMKRFSRKWINSILALTVGLLLFLFVGTLADGFEIGAEAPSVFQGNMIVIIGASLTFLLLIGFDQYQQRKQEKKGYSPFGMALLMATGIGLHNFGEGLAIGSSFSLGEAALGTFLIIGFTLHNITEGIGIAAPLLKTTPRLKDFLLLGGIAGAPAILGTWVGAFIFSPIWGALFLGIGAGAIIQVIYVITKMLIDDHRTHREPSVSWLNLSGFTIGLLIMYFTAFFVKF from the coding sequence ATGAAGGGGAAAGGAATAATTACTGGTTTAATACCGTTAATAATACTAATAGGTGTGCTGGGATTTGTGCTAAAGAATGGAGCAGGTGTAGAAAAAGATCCTGCAGCACCAATAGAAGTGTTGAACATTGAACGCATCAAGGTAACTAATACCGGTTTCGAATTATCTGTTAGTAATACGGGACCCACACCATTGACGATTTCCCAAGTTATGGTCAATGATTCGGTGTGGAATTACAGTGTCTCCCCTCAAGCTACACTTGAACGATTTGAGGAAGGAAAGATAAACATCGCTTACCCATGGGTGGAAGGTGATCCACACACCATTAAATTAATCACAGAAAATGGAATTATCACGGAAGGTGCACTTGCAGCCACCACGCTTACTCCAGAAACCAACCGAAGCAACTTTTTGAACTACGGCTTAATAGGCTTTTATGTTGGAATAGTGCCGATTACATTGGGTTTGTTGTGGTATCCATTTATGAAACGTTTCTCACGAAAGTGGATTAATTCGATTCTTGCCCTTACCGTTGGGCTGCTTTTATTTTTATTTGTTGGGACGCTAGCTGATGGATTTGAGATTGGTGCAGAAGCTCCTTCTGTCTTTCAGGGCAATATGATTGTCATTATTGGAGCTTCCTTAACCTTCTTATTATTAATCGGCTTTGATCAGTATCAACAAAGAAAGCAAGAAAAGAAAGGGTATTCACCTTTTGGTATGGCTTTGTTGATGGCTACCGGAATAGGACTTCATAACTTTGGGGAAGGCTTGGCAATTGGTTCTTCTTTTTCTCTTGGTGAAGCCGCTTTAGGAACCTTTTTAATTATCGGATTTACCCTTCACAACATTACGGAAGGCATTGGAATCGCTGCTCCTTTATTAAAGACCACACCTAGATTGAAAGACTTTTTATTACTGGGAGGTATCGCAGGTGCACCCGCCATTTTAGGTACTTGGGTTGGGGCGTTCATCTTCTCGCCAATTTGGGGAGCTTTGTTCCTGGGTATTGGTGCAGGGGCAATTATTCAGGTAATTTATGTAATAACGAAAATGCTCATTGACGATCATAGAACACATAGAGAACCATCTGTCTCATGGTTAAACCTTTCTGGATTCACGATTGGACTGTTAATCATGTACTTTACTGCATTTTTCGTTAAATTTTAA
- a CDS encoding macrolide family glycosyltransferase, producing the protein MNVLMINIPAEGHVNPTLGVVKALIDRGDSVHYVTTEEFKERIEGLGANVYLHPNHLKGLTPQKVTSIHEFMQIQLKLSYDILAVVQELADSIPFDYVYHDTFGAGLLVKDYLNIPSISSSSSFAIPQEQFLKMLESGRGLPLNPSPEIEKENSTITERIQERFGVKVKHHFQFMMNTSDLNIIYTSREFQPGGEYMDDSYVFIGPSITKRVQTHDFPLEELKDQKVLYISMGTILQGFESFFQTCVEAFRNFEGKVIFSVGMATDLAKLQPLPENFIVRRYLPQLEVLNHTDVFITHGGMNSTSEALYYEVPLVVIPQTSDQPMIANRLEELQAGFRIDPHEVSIEKLQESVQEVLSNPAYRENAKKLSNSFKKAGGAKEALTAIDEYLKKVSSGIF; encoded by the coding sequence ATGAATGTATTAATGATAAATATTCCAGCTGAGGGCCATGTTAATCCGACTCTTGGTGTAGTAAAAGCTTTAATTGATCGTGGAGATTCTGTTCATTACGTAACCACTGAAGAATTTAAAGAGAGAATTGAAGGTTTGGGTGCTAATGTATACCTTCATCCTAATCATTTAAAGGGATTAACACCTCAAAAAGTCACTAGTATCCATGAATTTATGCAAATCCAATTAAAACTTTCCTATGATATTTTGGCTGTTGTTCAAGAATTAGCTGATTCCATCCCATTTGATTATGTGTATCATGATACATTTGGTGCGGGACTGCTGGTCAAAGACTATTTAAACATTCCTTCTATCTCTTCATCATCTTCCTTCGCTATTCCTCAGGAGCAATTCCTGAAAATGCTAGAAAGTGGCAGAGGTCTTCCTCTAAATCCATCGCCGGAAATCGAGAAAGAAAATTCGACTATAACGGAACGGATCCAGGAACGTTTCGGTGTGAAGGTAAAGCACCACTTCCAATTTATGATGAATACTTCTGATTTGAATATTATCTATACAAGCAGAGAGTTTCAACCAGGTGGAGAATATATGGATGATTCATATGTATTTATCGGTCCTTCCATCACGAAACGGGTGCAAACACATGATTTTCCGTTAGAGGAACTCAAAGACCAGAAAGTACTGTATATTTCAATGGGTACCATATTGCAAGGATTTGAATCTTTCTTTCAAACCTGTGTAGAGGCTTTTAGAAACTTTGAGGGGAAAGTCATATTTTCAGTGGGCATGGCTACTGATTTAGCCAAGCTGCAGCCTTTGCCGGAAAACTTCATTGTACGTAGATATTTACCGCAGCTTGAAGTTTTAAATCATACGGACGTCTTCATTACCCATGGAGGAATGAATAGTACGAGCGAGGCTCTCTATTATGAAGTGCCCCTTGTCGTCATCCCCCAGACCTCAGATCAGCCTATGATCGCTAATCGATTAGAGGAACTTCAAGCCGGGTTTAGAATTGATCCACATGAAGTAAGCATAGAAAAGCTACAAGAATCCGTTCAAGAGGTATTGTCCAATCCTGCTTATCGGGAAAATGCTAAGAAGTTGAGCAATAGCTTTAAAAAAGCAGGTGGAGCAAAAGAAGCTCTAACGGCTATAGATGAGTACTTAAAAAAGGTAAGTTCGGGTATCTTCTAA
- a CDS encoding serine hydrolase domain-containing protein, whose protein sequence is MKIRKQITFASLALLLAGSSLLYTSPTSIAKVEPTQNVSSPLQTSTQRGHNSVKQAMRDTLQLGFPGILAKTSVDGKTWGYAAGVANLSTKKPMKTDFRFRIGSVTKTFTATVVLQLAGENRLSLDDSIEKWLPGVIQGNGYNAKQITIRQILNHTSGIAEYSRSKDADFMDTKKSYTAEELVKMGISLPPDFDPGKGWSYSNTGYVLLGILIEKVTGNSYAEEIENRIIEPLELSDTFLPGNSSVIPGTKHARGYSQPDEASEIKDVTYYNPSAGSSAGDMISTADDLNKFFSSLLDGKLLKEQQLKQMLTTVPTGRAGIDGYGLGIYETKLPNGVSIWGHTGGILGFSTIAGGTLGGKHTLVVSLNSLGRDNSPNPFKNILLAEFSK, encoded by the coding sequence ATGAAAATACGTAAGCAAATTACATTCGCTAGTCTGGCCCTTTTACTAGCTGGAAGTTCCCTGCTATACACATCGCCAACCTCAATTGCAAAAGTAGAGCCCACTCAAAATGTATCTAGTCCGTTACAAACAAGCACTCAACGAGGTCATAATTCCGTCAAGCAAGCAATGCGGGATACATTGCAACTTGGATTCCCAGGGATACTTGCTAAAACTTCTGTGGATGGAAAAACGTGGGGGTATGCCGCTGGGGTAGCGAATCTGAGCACCAAGAAACCAATGAAAACAGATTTTCGTTTTCGCATTGGCAGCGTGACGAAGACGTTCACCGCAACGGTTGTACTTCAATTAGCTGGAGAGAACCGCTTGAGTCTAGACGACTCCATCGAAAAATGGTTGCCTGGTGTCATTCAAGGAAACGGATATAATGCTAAACAGATTACCATCCGGCAGATATTGAACCATACAAGTGGTATCGCTGAATACTCAAGGTCAAAAGACGCTGATTTTATGGATACAAAAAAATCGTATACGGCTGAAGAACTAGTGAAGATGGGGATTTCACTGCCCCCAGACTTTGACCCAGGAAAGGGCTGGTCCTATTCAAACACAGGATACGTATTACTGGGTATTCTTATTGAAAAAGTAACCGGAAACAGCTACGCGGAAGAGATTGAAAATCGGATTATTGAACCGCTTGAATTGTCGGATACATTCCTACCTGGTAATTCAAGCGTTATTCCAGGCACCAAGCACGCTCGGGGATATTCCCAACCAGACGAAGCAAGTGAGATAAAAGACGTTACCTATTATAACCCAAGTGCAGGTAGCTCGGCTGGAGATATGATTTCTACTGCTGACGACTTAAATAAATTCTTCTCTTCCTTGCTCGATGGCAAATTACTGAAGGAACAGCAACTAAAACAAATGCTTACTACAGTTCCTACAGGAAGAGCAGGTATTGATGGATATGGTCTTGGAATCTATGAAACTAAGCTTCCAAACGGTGTCTCGATATGGGGACACACAGGTGGCATTCTAGGGTTTTCTACTATTGCTGGAGGTACACTTGGAGGCAAGCATACGTTGGTCGTCAGTTTGAACAGTTTGGGTAGAGATAACAGTCCTAATCCTTTTAAAAATATTTTACTTGCTGAATTTAGCAAGTAG
- a CDS encoding MFS transporter codes for MKPTDSKSLWGNTIYLQVFSAYSLLMLGVFIDMLAIMTIVAFEWEVDPTMIGLIPVAYALPGILFSSWAGVMADRFRKIPIMMFCNLMVGLLTIVLLFVQNIHWLLLALMIRSIFTVFYFPAQQTLTRQIVSPDLLTKAVSINGIVEQGTKIVGPLIGGMLLSWFQPEFCLIIRAICCFLAALVLLPTIRLKESLSRKHFEKQQQSTWTAWLQGWGYVLSNRMILSTMIFVTIAMAVLQLVDSQFPTLFKSLFPNDKSKMGYFISIIGLGGIIGAFVTQKLKHFQYGWAVCGGIALMGIGFGGIALISPSTSLIFGYLISFIAGIGSGLMLVTNQVILQKESHQEQVGRVFGIQSSLTNAVLIISPAMSGPLVHFFGVIQLYFYVGIGLIIIGVIGVLLQKYFWVNTNT; via the coding sequence ATGAAACCTACCGACTCAAAAAGTCTATGGGGAAATACAATTTATTTACAAGTTTTCTCTGCGTATTCACTGCTTATGCTCGGAGTGTTTATTGACATGTTAGCCATCATGACCATTGTTGCTTTTGAATGGGAAGTAGACCCTACCATGATTGGATTGATTCCTGTTGCGTATGCACTTCCTGGAATTTTATTTAGTTCATGGGCAGGTGTGATGGCTGATCGCTTTAGAAAAATTCCAATTATGATGTTTTGTAACCTTATGGTTGGTCTATTAACAATTGTTCTTTTATTTGTCCAAAATATTCATTGGCTTTTGTTAGCATTAATGATTCGTTCCATTTTTACCGTTTTCTATTTTCCTGCACAGCAAACACTAACACGACAGATTGTTTCCCCTGATCTGCTTACCAAAGCGGTAAGTATCAATGGGATAGTTGAGCAAGGAACCAAGATAGTGGGTCCACTTATAGGAGGAATGTTACTGAGCTGGTTTCAGCCAGAGTTTTGTCTAATTATAAGGGCAATATGCTGTTTTCTAGCTGCTTTGGTTCTGTTACCCACAATAAGGTTAAAGGAATCTCTGTCAAGAAAACATTTTGAAAAGCAACAGCAAAGTACTTGGACTGCTTGGTTACAAGGTTGGGGTTATGTATTATCCAATCGGATGATTTTATCAACCATGATTTTCGTTACAATAGCTATGGCAGTTTTACAATTAGTGGACTCACAGTTCCCTACTTTATTTAAGAGTTTGTTCCCAAATGATAAGAGTAAAATGGGATACTTCATTTCTATTATTGGTCTTGGGGGAATAATCGGCGCATTCGTAACTCAGAAATTAAAACATTTTCAATATGGTTGGGCAGTATGTGGAGGCATTGCTTTAATGGGAATTGGCTTTGGTGGGATTGCTCTGATAAGCCCCAGTACATCCCTCATTTTTGGCTATCTGATTAGTTTTATCGCTGGTATTGGAAGCGGACTTATGCTTGTGACCAATCAAGTCATTCTTCAAAAAGAATCCCATCAAGAACAGGTTGGAAGAGTATTTGGGATTCAAAGCAGTTTAACAAATGCAGTCCTTATCATTTCTCCTGCTATGAGCGGACCGCTGGTTCACTTTTTCGGAGTAATCCAACTCTATTTTTATGTGGGTATTGGGCTCATCATCATTGGAGTAATTGGAGTTTTATTACAAAAATATTTTTGGGTAAACACGAACACATAA